Proteins co-encoded in one Flavivirga eckloniae genomic window:
- a CDS encoding nucleoside deaminase, whose translation MEKKNISTASKDRKPYLSEPISGNGERFHVGHDQVDPLATQPWNGFVPECTLENHDDCKYFPAQTANIIVDGVYDKIRIKSNKWIEMACEEAKMSIEEEGGPFGAVIVQIDDDTNEVIRYWRNHNQVTSIGDPTAHAEVMTIRSACASLGVFNLAKIEKEQAKLPQQGKTSHCVIFSSAEPCPMCFSAVSWANIEHLYFSATRYDSAVQGVGFSDEAIYNELSKPYHQRKMKVYQCSAPNSLDAFNTWKVIPHIDY comes from the coding sequence ATGGAAAAGAAAAACATCTCTACTGCCTCGAAAGATAGAAAACCATATCTGTCGGAACCCATTTCAGGAAATGGAGAAAGATTTCATGTGGGACATGACCAAGTAGATCCGTTAGCGACACAACCATGGAATGGGTTTGTTCCTGAATGTACATTGGAAAACCATGATGATTGCAAATATTTTCCAGCACAAACGGCTAATATTATTGTAGACGGAGTTTATGATAAAATAAGAATAAAGAGCAATAAATGGATTGAAATGGCTTGCGAAGAGGCGAAAATGTCGATTGAAGAAGAAGGAGGGCCGTTTGGAGCAGTGATTGTTCAGATTGATGATGATACTAATGAGGTGATTCGTTACTGGAGGAACCACAATCAGGTAACCTCAATAGGAGACCCTACGGCACATGCAGAAGTTATGACGATACGTAGTGCTTGTGCTTCTTTAGGAGTTTTTAACTTGGCAAAAATAGAAAAGGAACAAGCCAAATTACCGCAACAAGGAAAAACATCCCATTGTGTTATATTTAGTTCTGCAGAACCCTGCCCGATGTGTTTCTCGGCCGTTTCCTGGGCGAATATAGAGCACCTGTATTTTTCAGCCACACGTTATGATTCTGCAGTACAAGGAGTGGGGTTTTCCGATGAAGCAATTTATAACGAACTTTCTAAACCCTACCATCAAAGAAAAATGAAAGTGTATCAGTGTAGTGCTCCCAACTCACTTGATGCATTTAATACATGGAAAGTGATACCGCACATAGATTATTAA
- a CDS encoding SDR family NAD(P)-dependent oxidoreductase yields MIEIDLKDKRVLVTGGSQGIGADICRKMAACGADVFINYNRNGQKAEELAREIEAAYNVKTGIAGADVSDSAQVKAMFLKMDKELGGIDILVNNAGIENVVHVLDMEEDVWDKIMNVNLKGPFLCSKEAGKRMEKTGGGVIINISSIHDTVPRKGLIHYCSAKGGLKMFSKCLSLELAESNIRVVSIAPGAITTEMNREEIAEFGKEKFENWIPQGRIGNVGDVAHTVAFMASELGDYVNGTDIYIDGAYMNHTIQYDPRPERKNK; encoded by the coding sequence ATGATAGAAATTGACTTAAAAGACAAAAGAGTATTAGTAACAGGAGGAAGCCAAGGAATTGGAGCAGACATATGTAGAAAAATGGCCGCATGTGGAGCAGATGTTTTTATTAACTACAATAGAAATGGACAAAAGGCTGAAGAATTAGCACGGGAAATTGAGGCTGCTTATAATGTTAAGACAGGTATTGCAGGAGCAGATGTATCGGATAGTGCTCAAGTTAAAGCTATGTTCTTGAAAATGGACAAGGAACTGGGAGGTATAGATATTTTGGTCAATAACGCAGGTATAGAAAATGTAGTACATGTACTTGATATGGAAGAGGATGTATGGGATAAAATTATGAATGTTAATTTAAAAGGTCCATTTTTATGTTCGAAAGAAGCAGGAAAAAGAATGGAAAAAACAGGAGGAGGAGTTATAATAAACATCTCATCAATTCACGACACCGTTCCTAGAAAAGGTTTAATACACTATTGTTCTGCAAAAGGTGGGCTTAAAATGTTCTCTAAATGTTTATCCTTAGAATTAGCAGAAAGTAACATACGAGTAGTTTCGATCGCTCCGGGAGCAATAACTACCGAAATGAACAGAGAAGAAATTGCCGAATTCGGTAAAGAAAAATTCGAAAACTGGATTCCGCAAGGAAGAATCGGAAATGTTGGTGATGTAGCTCATACCGTTGCGTTTATGGCAAGTGAGTTGGGAGATTACGTTAATGGTACCGATATCTATATAGATGGTGCATATATGAACCATACAATACAGTACGACCCAAGACCAGAGAGAAAAAACAAGTAA
- a CDS encoding extracellular solute-binding protein: protein MSKKITLKGIAWDHPRGYEPLRATSKEFTKIYPEVTINWDIRSLKEFGDMPIENLIDTYDVITIDHPYMGQAYTNKLLLPLNEQLSEGVLKELGIQSVGASFKSYNYNGDLYALPIDAAALVSVSRADLVAKLNLELPKTRTGLLNFYQKVPNEYKVAWALCPTDLWCAFLTLCAQDSGGDFISEAGVDESIGSAVLRELKHHLKFAHPESINWNPIQILDSMGSDNTIIYSPYLFGYTNYSRAGYSKNILCFGNSPTNPKTKVSSILGGVGLAVSSKCEHPALAAAYVSYTAKAETQEGVYTKNGGQPGNLVAWKSEDNNKLCNNFFKDTLETMENAYVRPQYPGWNQFQEQGADILHNGIVKDISSDKLMKELNKLYQSIV, encoded by the coding sequence ATGTCTAAGAAAATAACATTAAAAGGTATTGCATGGGATCACCCAAGAGGGTACGAACCCCTTAGAGCAACGTCTAAAGAATTTACAAAAATATACCCCGAAGTAACCATAAACTGGGATATTCGCTCATTAAAGGAATTTGGTGATATGCCTATTGAAAATTTAATCGATACTTACGATGTAATTACAATAGATCACCCTTATATGGGCCAGGCATATACAAACAAGCTTTTACTGCCATTAAATGAGCAGCTATCAGAAGGTGTTCTAAAAGAGCTAGGAATCCAATCTGTAGGAGCAAGTTTTAAATCGTATAACTACAATGGTGACTTGTATGCCCTGCCTATCGATGCGGCAGCATTGGTTTCGGTATCAAGAGCAGACCTTGTAGCGAAATTAAATTTAGAACTACCAAAAACACGTACAGGGTTGCTTAATTTCTACCAAAAAGTACCTAATGAATATAAAGTTGCATGGGCGTTGTGTCCAACAGATTTATGGTGTGCTTTTTTAACATTATGTGCCCAAGATTCAGGAGGAGATTTTATTAGCGAAGCTGGAGTAGACGAAAGCATAGGAAGTGCTGTTTTAAGAGAATTAAAACATCACCTTAAATTTGCACATCCAGAATCTATAAACTGGAACCCTATTCAGATTTTAGATAGTATGGGAAGCGATAACACAATTATTTATTCACCATATTTATTTGGGTATACCAATTATTCCAGAGCAGGTTACTCAAAAAACATACTATGTTTTGGTAACAGCCCAACAAACCCTAAAACAAAAGTTTCGAGCATACTTGGAGGAGTTGGTTTGGCTGTTTCTTCTAAATGTGAACATCCTGCTTTAGCAGCAGCTTATGTGAGTTACACGGCGAAAGCCGAAACTCAGGAAGGCGTTTATACTAAAAATGGTGGACAACCCGGTAATCTGGTAGCCTGGAAAAGTGAAGACAACAATAAACTATGTAATAACTTCTTTAAAGACACACTTGAAACAATGGAAAATGCGTATGTACGTCCGCAATATCCCGGATGGAACCAGTTTCAAGAACAAGGAGCCGATATATTGCATAATGGTATTGTAAAGGATATTTCATCAGATAAATTAATGAAAGAGTTAAATAAGTTATACCAATCAATTGTTTGA